A window of Sulfurimonas gotlandica GD1 contains these coding sequences:
- a CDS encoding outer membrane lipoprotein-sorting protein has product MSKIFVVFFMIYSILFANEADEIIKKLDQNMRGENVSMKLTMKIISMGHERTMKMQSWSDGTKKSFTKILYPPKDKGITFLSLDNQMWQYVPKIERTIKIPASMMLQNWMGSDITNDDVVKQSSVVQDYDAKVLKKDGKLVTIELIPKEDAAVVWGKIVSLIDTETYTSQKDIFYDEDMKEVRIFLYKDVKKYGKYFIPTYWKIQPLEKKDNYTEMLLEDVKYDTEISAQYFQKSALKRFSR; this is encoded by the coding sequence ATGAGTAAGATTTTTGTAGTGTTTTTTATGATTTACAGTATTTTATTTGCTAATGAAGCAGATGAGATTATTAAAAAGTTAGACCAAAACATGCGCGGTGAAAACGTCTCTATGAAGCTTACTATGAAGATAATATCCATGGGGCATGAGAGAACTATGAAGATGCAGAGCTGGTCTGATGGGACAAAGAAAAGTTTTACAAAAATTCTCTATCCGCCAAAAGATAAAGGAATCACTTTCCTCTCTCTTGACAACCAGATGTGGCAGTATGTACCAAAGATAGAAAGAACCATAAAAATCCCAGCATCTATGATGCTTCAAAATTGGATGGGAAGTGACATCACAAACGATGATGTAGTAAAGCAGAGTTCAGTAGTCCAAGACTACGATGCAAAAGTGCTAAAAAAAGATGGCAAGCTTGTCACCATAGAACTCATTCCAAAAGAAGATGCAGCTGTTGTCTGGGGAAAGATAGTCTCTCTTATAGACACAGAGACTTACACATCCCAAAAAGATATATTTTACGATGAAGATATGAAAGAGGTAAGAATCTTTCTCTACAAAGATGTAAAAAAATACGGAAAATATTTTATTCCTACATACTGGAAAATCCAACCTTTAGAGAAGAAAGACAACTACACTGAGATGCTACTTGAAGATGTAAAGTACGACACGGAAATATCTGCACAGTATTTTCAAAAGAGTGCTTTGAAACGGTTTTCGAGGTAG
- a CDS encoding Na/Pi cotransporter family protein, with product MDFKKYIYPLFLLALAYLLFSSDDAKLIVAGITIFLIGMVFMEDGFKLFSGGVMEKVLKKTTSSVPKAIGAGFLATAILQSSSLLTIIVISFLSAELITLSGAIALIFGSNIGSTTTAWIVAAFGVKIKIAQFALPMIIFGVVFRFNNNKSYQGLGTILVGLGFVFLGIAYMKDGFDALSNGINLASYAMDGYLGVLVYVLVGAVATVVIQSSAATMALIITALATGQIEYFNALELAIGANIGTTVTAVLGSLNSNANGKRLAVAHLIFNLVTAFVAIVFLYQLASMVTLLSGFIGIDAKDYAMQLALFHTIFNVLGILLVAPFTSYLVKFLESIFVTVENIDKAKYLDDVVINVPEAALEAIKKEVEHLYDNAVEVLSHALFLHRHQYLGCKDMSSVIKHSDKDINTDINIFYDTNIKEVYGQIIYYATLAQENMSEEQKHKVYDLKVSCKDIVESIKYVRELQKNIRIYLNSSNEVMKDEYNFLRTEIAETIDSINKIRNFEDDLDILSRIELLKKEVDKLNLIESGKIDSLIRTNQINKKMATSLINDSSFAYDISKNLIHTASVLWIKDSDIQDLRESS from the coding sequence ATGGATTTCAAAAAATATATCTATCCACTTTTTTTACTTGCTTTGGCATATCTCCTATTTTCGAGCGATGATGCTAAGTTGATTGTCGCTGGAATTACAATCTTTTTAATCGGTATGGTTTTTATGGAAGATGGTTTCAAACTCTTTAGCGGCGGAGTCATGGAGAAAGTTCTAAAAAAAACTACTTCTTCTGTACCTAAGGCAATTGGTGCAGGGTTTTTAGCTACTGCAATTCTTCAAAGTTCTTCTCTACTCACAATTATTGTTATCTCATTTTTAAGTGCAGAGCTTATCACCCTTAGTGGTGCAATCGCTCTTATTTTTGGATCAAATATTGGAAGCACAACTACAGCCTGGATAGTAGCAGCTTTTGGTGTAAAAATAAAAATTGCACAATTTGCTCTGCCTATGATAATCTTTGGTGTAGTTTTTAGATTCAATAACAATAAGTCATATCAGGGATTAGGAACTATTTTAGTTGGACTTGGGTTTGTGTTTTTAGGTATCGCATACATGAAAGATGGATTTGATGCCTTAAGCAATGGCATCAACTTGGCCTCATATGCAATGGATGGTTACTTAGGTGTTTTAGTTTATGTCCTTGTAGGTGCCGTTGCAACCGTAGTTATTCAATCTAGTGCTGCGACTATGGCTCTGATTATAACAGCACTTGCTACAGGGCAGATTGAGTATTTTAATGCCTTAGAACTTGCAATAGGTGCAAATATTGGAACAACAGTTACCGCCGTACTTGGATCACTCAACTCCAATGCAAATGGAAAAAGACTAGCAGTTGCACACTTGATTTTTAACCTTGTTACAGCTTTTGTGGCCATAGTCTTCTTGTATCAACTAGCATCTATGGTTACTCTTCTTTCTGGTTTTATAGGCATAGATGCCAAAGACTACGCAATGCAGTTGGCACTGTTTCATACTATTTTTAATGTTTTGGGCATACTTCTTGTTGCTCCATTTACCTCCTATCTGGTTAAGTTTTTAGAGTCTATCTTTGTTACAGTGGAAAATATTGACAAGGCAAAATATCTTGATGATGTAGTAATAAATGTTCCAGAAGCTGCCCTAGAAGCAATAAAAAAAGAGGTCGAACATCTTTATGATAATGCCGTAGAAGTACTTTCTCATGCTCTCTTCCTTCATAGACATCAGTATTTGGGATGTAAAGACATGTCTAGTGTTATTAAACACTCAGATAAGGATATAAATACAGATATAAACATTTTTTATGACACAAACATTAAAGAGGTATATGGTCAGATAATCTACTATGCAACTCTTGCTCAAGAAAATATGAGCGAGGAACAAAAGCATAAAGTATATGATTTAAAAGTATCATGTAAGGATATTGTTGAATCCATAAAATACGTTAGAGAGTTACAAAAAAATATTAGAATTTATCTGAATTCAAGCAATGAAGTAATGAAAGATGAATATAACTTTCTAAGAACAGAAATAGCCGAGACAATAGACTCTATAAACAAGATTAGAAATTTTGAAGATGATTTAGACATTCTATCTAGAATTGAACTCTTAAAGAAAGAAGTTGATAAATTGAACTTGATAGAGAGCGGTAAAATAGATTCACTTATTAGAACTAATCAGATAAATAAAAAAATGGCGACATCGCTTATAAATGACAGTTCGTTTGCCTATGATATATCTAAAAACCTGATTCATACAGCATCAGTACTTTGGATAAAAGATAGTGATATACAAGACTTAAGGGAGAGTTCATGA
- a CDS encoding diguanylate cyclase, with protein sequence MMKFPTVSDISTKDVLCIRDSKTIQEAIELMYENNHRDIVIKIEDKREFGLLKVNDVIRLKLQDIDFSQQIKTIKYDIVPSVNDNESVLDCLKEIDSVNNCLCAVDDNYNLTGFVSYYDIVSSIDPQLMLEKRPVSEILLTSHIKQAYVVTPASEVVRMMDSILYDCVIVHEEETPVGIVTTKDVMQMLGNKEDLTKPISQYMSSPLQTVRYDTSIKEALDFIQQKHFKRLIVENYDSKIIGQVTQEEIVAKVYSRWAENMRDNDAQLREINKLLAARAMKYEELSTIDNLTGIFNRSKFEMELRNEIKRIERYTTDTFSLVFLDIDHFKNINDKYGHLEGDNTLRDMARLIEKNLRSTDTLARWGGEEFVIVMPLTPLALAKEVTEKFRKIIEQEQFYVVGNVTCSFGISEFKKGDNAQSIILRADQAMYKAKANGRNRVEVV encoded by the coding sequence ATGATGAAATTTCCCACAGTAAGTGATATCTCTACAAAAGATGTTCTTTGTATAAGGGACTCTAAAACGATTCAAGAAGCTATTGAGCTTATGTACGAAAACAATCATAGGGATATCGTCATAAAAATCGAGGACAAGCGAGAGTTTGGACTTTTGAAAGTTAATGATGTAATCCGCCTTAAGCTCCAAGATATTGATTTTTCTCAGCAAATAAAAACTATAAAGTATGACATAGTGCCATCAGTTAATGATAATGAATCAGTGCTTGATTGTCTGAAGGAGATAGACAGTGTCAACAACTGTCTGTGTGCAGTGGATGATAATTATAACCTTACCGGATTTGTATCATACTATGACATAGTCTCAAGCATAGACCCTCAGCTGATGCTGGAAAAACGTCCCGTGAGTGAGATACTGCTGACTTCACACATCAAACAGGCTTATGTAGTTACTCCTGCATCTGAGGTTGTGAGAATGATGGACAGCATACTTTATGACTGCGTAATAGTCCATGAAGAAGAGACTCCTGTAGGAATCGTAACTACGAAAGATGTTATGCAGATGTTAGGGAACAAGGAAGACTTAACTAAACCAATCTCACAATATATGTCATCTCCACTTCAAACCGTACGTTATGACACTTCTATAAAAGAAGCTCTGGATTTTATACAGCAAAAACATTTTAAAAGACTTATAGTAGAAAACTATGACAGTAAGATAATAGGTCAAGTAACCCAAGAAGAGATAGTAGCAAAGGTTTACTCGCGATGGGCCGAAAACATGAGAGATAATGACGCGCAACTAAGAGAGATAAACAAACTCTTGGCTGCTCGCGCAATGAAATATGAAGAGCTTTCAACTATAGATAATCTTACAGGTATTTTTAACAGATCAAAATTTGAGATGGAACTTAGAAATGAGATAAAGAGGATAGAGAGATATACAACAGATACCTTCTCTCTTGTCTTTTTAGACATAGACCACTTTAAAAATATAAATGATAAATACGGTCATCTAGAGGGTGATAACACACTCAGAGACATGGCAAGACTAATCGAGAAAAACCTTAGAAGTACGGACACCTTGGCTAGATGGGGTGGTGAAGAGTTCGTCATTGTTATGCCTTTGACTCCTTTAGCCTTAGCAAAAGAAGTTACAGAAAAGTTTCGCAAGATTATTGAGCAAGAGCAGTTTTACGTAGTAGGCAATGTAACTTGTAGTTTTGGCATCAGTGAGTTTAAAAAAGGGGATAATGCCCAGTCTATTATCCTGCGAGCAGATCAGGCGATGTATAAAGCTAAAGCTAATGGCAGAAACAGAGTAGAAGTAGTATAG
- a CDS encoding ABC transporter permease, which yields MFNLALKNIFFYKGRSITTFILTLVSTMLFVVFVSWQDGSHNAMLENSLKIYTGAIEIYHKDYRDVGGNEYLIRDVKTITDKLSNINGIEAFSTRYETYGLLSSKEYSAASMVAGIEPQKEKLLSSIAIALKEGEFLDVNSGNCLYAGSELVNKLKLSIGDEVTFIGGASDNSFAADIFKLCGTFKTGSFEFDSSASFVSRAYFDELMYAKNMASYITIKVENLDNVEIVNSEILKVLDDENLESLTWKTLMKTMVEAMEVDNIFGYISLSLFLVVIFFVIMIYGFINVSSRIKEFGVLKCVGLSKSKIFALLFYEIFILTSAAFIIAVPIATYICYYYSINPIVIEGIAEMYKDYGIVSDEMPFNFNMYTIAWNIALIYILNFLSIVYPYLFINSFEPIEASRHV from the coding sequence ATGTTTAACCTAGCCCTAAAAAACATCTTTTTTTACAAGGGTCGTTCTATTACGACTTTCATCCTTACTCTTGTATCTACAATGCTATTTGTAGTATTTGTATCATGGCAGGACGGCTCCCACAATGCTATGCTTGAAAACTCACTTAAAATTTATACAGGGGCTATTGAGATTTATCATAAAGATTATCGTGATGTTGGAGGGAATGAGTATCTTATTCGTGACGTTAAAACAATTACAGATAAACTCTCAAACATTAATGGCATTGAGGCTTTTAGCACAAGATATGAGACTTATGGGTTGTTGTCTAGCAAAGAATACTCTGCAGCTTCTATGGTAGCTGGCATAGAGCCTCAAAAAGAGAAGCTTCTAAGTTCCATCGCTATAGCACTTAAAGAGGGTGAGTTTTTGGATGTTAACTCAGGTAATTGCCTCTACGCGGGTAGTGAATTAGTTAATAAACTCAAGTTAAGTATTGGTGATGAGGTGACTTTTATAGGCGGTGCCAGTGATAATTCCTTTGCGGCTGATATTTTCAAGTTATGCGGAACATTTAAAACCGGTTCATTTGAGTTTGATTCCAGTGCTTCGTTTGTCAGCAGGGCATACTTTGACGAGCTGATGTATGCAAAAAACATGGCTTCATATATAACAATCAAGGTAGAGAATTTAGATAATGTTGAGATAGTAAACAGTGAAATTTTAAAAGTTCTGGATGATGAAAACTTGGAGTCTCTTACATGGAAGACATTGATGAAAACCATGGTTGAAGCGATGGAGGTTGATAACATATTTGGATATATTTCTCTCTCTTTGTTCTTGGTAGTAATCTTTTTTGTTATTATGATTTATGGCTTTATAAATGTGAGTTCGCGTATAAAAGAGTTTGGAGTTCTTAAATGTGTTGGATTATCAAAGTCTAAGATATTTGCACTTTTGTTTTATGAGATATTTATACTCACAAGCGCAGCCTTCATCATAGCTGTACCAATAGCAACATATATCTGTTACTACTACAGTATAAATCCTATCGTAATAGAAGGAATAGCTGAGATGTACAAAGATTACGGGATTGTCTCGGATGAGATGCCGTTTAATTTTAACATGTATACAATTGCTTGGAATATTGCTCTTATATATATACTGAATTTTTTAAGTATTGTATATCCATATCTGTTTATAAACTCTTTTGAACCGATTGAAGCGAGTAGACATGTTTAA
- a CDS encoding response regulator transcription factor encodes MSKKILLLEDDLLLAQTLHELLESEGYDVTLVTSGNSAIDESYEHSFDLYIFDINVPDINGLELLKSLRDADDNTQAIFISALVDLNSIAKAFEIGAQDYIKKPFFPEELLIRVNAKLAIKSSNIKYKTIEYNPQKKLLKKDGHALALGETQEKLFSIFIQNIGQVLDKDILMECLEKPSPTGLRVAITKLKQTTGLNIKNLRGVGYILE; translated from the coding sequence ATGAGCAAAAAAATACTACTACTTGAAGATGACTTATTATTAGCACAAACTCTGCATGAACTCTTAGAATCTGAGGGTTACGATGTCACGCTTGTGACATCTGGAAACTCAGCAATAGATGAGAGTTATGAGCATAGTTTTGATTTATATATATTTGACATCAACGTACCTGATATAAATGGCCTTGAACTTCTCAAAAGCCTCAGAGATGCTGATGATAACACACAAGCTATTTTTATCAGTGCCTTAGTTGATTTGAACTCAATTGCAAAAGCCTTTGAGATTGGGGCCCAAGACTACATAAAAAAACCTTTTTTTCCAGAAGAGTTACTCATAAGAGTAAACGCTAAACTAGCAATTAAAAGCTCAAATATCAAATACAAAACTATAGAGTATAACCCGCAAAAAAAACTGCTAAAAAAAGATGGTCATGCTCTTGCACTTGGTGAGACACAGGAAAAACTCTTTAGTATCTTCATACAAAACATTGGTCAAGTTTTAGATAAAGACATCCTCATGGAGTGTTTAGAAAAACCATCTCCAACAGGACTAAGAGTAGCCATAACAAAACTAAAACAAACAACAGGTCTGAATATCAAAAATCTTAGAGGCGTAGGATATATTCTTGAATAA
- a CDS encoding DUF1538 domain-containing protein: protein MQNLPPKQIRFGDYTRDVQANYTQISYNDITNQTSRQREEKIQLRSLDVYRLVKPYVSVRFMEQVYGLMPLAIYLVLFQIFMLRQSVTDASTISAGLFAVILGLMFFMEGIKQGLMPFGEIIGNTLPKKVSLSVVLLIAFLLGIGVTFAEPAIGALKAAGSLVEVQKAPYLYAMLNDYSNALVLIVGIGVGLAAVLGTMRFIYGWSLKPYIYISLIPTILLTIYVMFNSDLVSILGLAWDSGAVTTGPVTVPLVLALGIGIAAASGKGDSSLSGFGIVTLASIFPIIGVMSLGIYLSFIITPSEIIALAQSSGGVVETLAWYETTPGEEVVLGIRAIVPLVLFLLFVLKIVLKANVPNAGTIFYGIILAVLGMIIFNVGLTYGLAKLGSQSGSLIPAAFNTITTADGSIIDALYPYAIGLSVAILFAWILGFGATLAEPALNALGMTVENLTQGVFKKRTLMYAVSLGVGTGIALGIVKIIFNLPLGYIIIPLYSVAVLLTYMSDEAYVNIAWDSAGVTTGPITVPLVLAMGLGFGDAVGSIEGFGILSMASIGPIISVLITGLWVGQKRKKAIKENA from the coding sequence ATGCAAAACCTCCCGCCAAAACAGATTCGTTTCGGTGACTATACACGTGATGTTCAGGCTAACTATACTCAGATAAGTTATAACGACATAACCAACCAAACAAGCAGACAAAGAGAAGAAAAAATCCAACTCCGCTCACTTGATGTCTATCGTCTGGTAAAGCCATACGTGAGTGTTCGTTTTATGGAGCAAGTCTACGGGCTGATGCCTCTAGCCATCTACTTGGTTCTCTTTCAGATTTTTATGCTCAGACAATCAGTCACAGATGCTTCCACTATCTCAGCGGGTCTTTTTGCCGTCATACTAGGTCTGATGTTTTTTATGGAAGGCATCAAACAAGGGCTGATGCCATTTGGCGAGATCATAGGAAATACTCTTCCAAAAAAAGTCTCACTTAGTGTTGTTCTTCTCATAGCTTTTTTACTTGGCATCGGAGTAACTTTTGCCGAACCTGCCATCGGAGCACTTAAAGCTGCAGGTTCACTTGTAGAAGTGCAAAAAGCTCCATATCTATATGCAATGCTTAACGACTACTCAAACGCTCTTGTTCTCATTGTCGGCATCGGAGTAGGACTTGCCGCAGTTCTTGGAACTATGCGTTTTATCTACGGCTGGAGCCTAAAGCCATATATCTACATCTCACTTATACCGACTATCTTACTTACTATCTATGTGATGTTTAACTCCGACTTAGTTTCCATTCTCGGGCTTGCTTGGGACAGCGGAGCAGTTACTACTGGACCTGTGACAGTCCCTCTTGTTCTTGCTCTTGGTATAGGGATAGCAGCAGCATCTGGAAAAGGTGACAGTTCTCTCTCAGGCTTTGGCATCGTGACTTTGGCATCTATATTTCCTATCATCGGAGTTATGAGTCTTGGCATCTACCTCTCTTTTATAATCACTCCTTCTGAGATTATTGCTTTGGCACAAAGTAGTGGTGGAGTTGTAGAGACTCTAGCTTGGTATGAGACGACTCCAGGTGAAGAAGTAGTCCTTGGCATCCGAGCCATTGTCCCATTAGTATTATTTTTACTCTTTGTGCTTAAAATCGTCCTAAAAGCAAATGTTCCAAATGCTGGTACTATTTTTTATGGAATCATACTAGCAGTTTTAGGAATGATAATCTTTAACGTAGGTCTGACTTACGGCTTAGCAAAACTAGGTTCACAATCAGGAAGCCTAATCCCCGCGGCATTTAACACCATCACCACAGCGGATGGGAGTATCATAGATGCTCTCTATCCTTATGCTATAGGTCTTAGTGTAGCCATTTTATTTGCTTGGATACTCGGCTTTGGTGCGACTCTGGCAGAGCCTGCTCTAAACGCTCTTGGAATGACTGTGGAAAATCTTACTCAGGGTGTATTTAAAAAGCGTACTTTGATGTATGCGGTATCTCTTGGAGTGGGAACAGGTATAGCACTTGGGATTGTCAAGATTATCTTTAATCTTCCACTTGGATATATCATCATCCCGCTCTACTCTGTAGCTGTACTACTTACCTATATGTCTGATGAAGCCTATGTAAATATAGCATGGGACAGTGCAGGTGTTACAACCGGACCTATTACCGTTCCGCTTGTTCTGGCTATGGGGCTTGGCTTTGGAGATGCAGTCGGGTCGATTGAAGGGTTTGGGATACTCTCTATGGCATCTATCGGGCCAATTATCTCAGTTCTCATAACTGGTCTCTGGGTAGGACAAAAACGCAAAAAAGCTATTAAGGAAAATGCATGA
- a CDS encoding DEAD/DEAH box helicase, whose product MSFNTLGLSAPLLKAIKEQGYTEPTPIQKQAIPVILNRKDILAGAQTGTGKTAGFTLPMLELLSRAKHTSGKHHVKALILTPTRELAAQVAESVEVYGKHLPFKSCVIFGGVKINPQIVQLRKGIDIVIATPGRLLDHISQKTIDLSKVDFLILDEADRMLDMGFINDIRKILEILPKQRQNLLFSATYSDEIKKLSDRLLNSPTLIEVARRNTASETVKQAVYPVDKERKRELLTHLINDGKWKQVLVFTRTKHGANRLSDQLEKDGITSAAIHGNKSQNARTKALADFKKSEVRVLVATDIAARGIDIDQLPHVVNYELPNVSEDYVHRIGRTGRAGNEGEAISLVCVDELEYLANIEKLINKDIPKIHLKGFKPDPSIKAEPINQGGGSRGKGGGNSRNRPRNKPTQGGSTSRGNSNGRR is encoded by the coding sequence ATGTCATTCAACACACTCGGATTATCAGCTCCGCTTCTTAAAGCTATAAAAGAGCAAGGTTATACTGAACCTACACCAATTCAAAAACAGGCTATACCTGTAATATTAAATAGAAAAGACATCCTCGCGGGTGCACAAACGGGAACAGGTAAAACAGCAGGTTTTACTCTTCCGATGTTAGAGTTATTAAGTCGTGCAAAACATACATCGGGTAAGCACCATGTAAAAGCACTTATCCTAACTCCGACAAGAGAGTTAGCTGCACAAGTTGCAGAGAGCGTTGAGGTATACGGAAAACATCTTCCATTTAAGTCTTGTGTGATTTTTGGAGGGGTGAAAATAAACCCTCAGATAGTACAACTCCGTAAAGGAATAGATATTGTAATTGCAACTCCGGGGCGACTTTTAGACCATATTTCTCAAAAAACTATTGACTTATCTAAAGTTGACTTCCTTATCTTGGATGAAGCGGACAGAATGTTAGATATGGGTTTCATAAATGATATCAGAAAGATTTTAGAGATTCTTCCTAAGCAGAGACAAAACCTGCTTTTCTCAGCAACATATTCAGATGAGATAAAAAAATTATCAGACCGCCTTTTGAATTCTCCGACGCTTATAGAAGTAGCTCGCAGAAATACTGCATCTGAGACTGTAAAACAAGCTGTTTATCCTGTTGACAAAGAGAGAAAACGTGAACTTCTTACTCATCTTATTAATGATGGAAAATGGAAACAGGTTTTAGTCTTTACTAGAACAAAGCATGGAGCAAATCGTTTAAGTGATCAGCTTGAAAAAGATGGTATCACATCTGCGGCAATTCACGGAAACAAAAGCCAAAATGCAAGAACAAAAGCACTAGCAGACTTTAAAAAAAGTGAAGTTAGAGTTCTTGTCGCAACAGATATCGCTGCTCGTGGAATAGATATAGATCAGCTCCCTCATGTTGTAAACTATGAGCTTCCAAATGTTAGTGAGGATTATGTTCACCGTATCGGTAGAACAGGCCGTGCCGGAAATGAGGGTGAAGCAATCTCTCTAGTTTGTGTTGATGAGCTTGAATATCTTGCAAATATTGAAAAACTAATCAACAAAGATATACCGAAAATACATTTAAAAGGCTTCAAACCAGACCCTTCTATAAAAGCAGAGCCTATCAACCAAGGCGGTGGCTCAAGAGGTAAGGGTGGTGGAAACTCGAGAAACAGACCCCGAAATAAGCCTACACAAGGTGGTAGCACTTCAAGAGGCAACTCAAACGGAAGAAGATAA
- a CDS encoding FtsX-like permease family protein, with translation MFKLILKMAWKNSFLRISRTLLVIIMIAVSMSMMLSIQGLYDGMAFNMLDKNKRSGSGDISIYAKEYRIDKDIKHSVKNAQKIKEEIEQMPGVKAVVLRLKTEGLAATARKSSFASIVGMDLKDEEAFGKFSEFLKEGKIDLKKRGALIGIELAKTLKVGVGSKLIFSTQDSTGEINSISVRIRAIVQTTNISLDTNAIFVDIKYLHKFLATASGEATQIAIMGDDEKLYEALKIKYSDYDVKSFLELQPMMKQMQDLMVIFNSITFFIVMSVVFIGIFGVMYVSILDRIREFGIVLSIGMHYKYIRLQIIMESVIVGLLGYLSGAVLGAVLLLYIQSNGLDLSSFSDALEMWGYESIIYGTIKVSYFTNTFIAIITASLLSVLIPLRKIKKLNPIEVIKAEK, from the coding sequence ATGTTTAAACTAATACTTAAAATGGCTTGGAAAAACTCATTTTTACGGATTTCACGTACACTCTTGGTAATAATAATGATAGCTGTGAGTATGAGTATGATGCTTAGTATTCAGGGTCTTTATGACGGTATGGCTTTTAATATGTTAGACAAAAACAAAAGAAGCGGTAGCGGAGATATCAGCATCTATGCAAAAGAGTATAGAATAGACAAAGATATAAAGCATAGTGTTAAAAATGCACAAAAGATAAAAGAAGAGATAGAGCAGATGCCTGGAGTAAAGGCTGTTGTTTTGAGATTAAAAACAGAAGGTCTTGCCGCTACGGCTAGAAAGTCATCTTTTGCATCTATAGTCGGGATGGACTTAAAAGATGAAGAAGCATTTGGAAAATTTAGTGAGTTTTTAAAAGAGGGCAAAATAGACCTTAAAAAAAGAGGCGCACTTATAGGAATAGAACTTGCAAAAACACTTAAAGTAGGTGTAGGCTCAAAACTCATCTTCTCAACTCAAGACAGTACAGGTGAAATAAACTCTATCTCGGTAAGAATAAGAGCGATAGTTCAGACAACAAACATCTCACTAGATACGAATGCTATCTTTGTAGATATCAAATACCTGCACAAGTTCTTAGCAACTGCTTCCGGTGAAGCTACTCAGATAGCCATAATGGGCGATGATGAAAAACTATATGAAGCTCTTAAAATAAAATATTCTGACTATGATGTGAAGAGTTTTTTAGAACTGCAACCTATGATGAAGCAGATGCAAGATCTGATGGTGATATTTAACTCCATAACTTTTTTCATAGTTATGAGTGTTGTTTTCATCGGTATCTTTGGCGTTATGTATGTCTCAATCTTAGATAGAATCCGTGAGTTTGGTATTGTTCTTAGCATCGGGATGCACTACAAGTACATACGACTTCAGATAATTATGGAGTCAGTTATAGTTGGACTTCTTGGTTATCTGAGCGGTGCAGTTTTGGGAGCAGTGTTGCTACTTTACATCCAAAGTAACGGTCTTGATCTAAGTTCTTTTTCTGATGCCTTAGAGATGTGGGGATATGAGTCAATAATATATGGAACTATAAAAGTCTCCTACTTTACAAACACTTTTATTGCGATAATAACGGCCTCCCTTCTTAGTGTTTTGATACCACTAAGAAAAATAAAAAAACTAAATCCTATAGAAGTTATAAAGGCTGAGAAATGA
- a CDS encoding P-II family nitrogen regulator yields the protein MNRNITILTDVELITCILQKGLADKITKVAVEAGAQGATIHYAQGSGVRERLGVLGVAVEAEKEVLQIIVSTEQVDRIFDAIYLAAELDTPGMGFMYVTRLEKAGTYIPQEVLEKLESRVS from the coding sequence ATGAACAGAAATATAACCATCTTAACGGATGTAGAACTTATAACATGTATCTTACAAAAAGGTCTCGCAGACAAGATAACAAAAGTAGCCGTGGAAGCTGGAGCACAAGGTGCGACTATCCACTATGCTCAGGGAAGCGGTGTTCGTGAAAGACTTGGAGTACTTGGCGTTGCAGTTGAAGCTGAGAAAGAAGTACTTCAGATAATCGTCTCTACCGAGCAAGTCGACCGCATCTTCGATGCTATCTACTTGGCGGCTGAGTTAGACACTCCTGGTATGGGTTTTATGTATGTGACAAGACTTGAAAAAGCAGGAACGTACATCCCTCAAGAAGTTCTAGAAAAACTAGAGTCGAGAGTATCATGA